In Spinacia oleracea cultivar Varoflay chromosome 5, BTI_SOV_V1, whole genome shotgun sequence, a single window of DNA contains:
- the LOC110777088 gene encoding DNA replication licensing factor MCM7: protein MQSMNTNNVDYEHDRGLAKDFLANFADVHGEAKYMNILQDVANRKSRAIQIDLEDLFNYKESDDEFVRKVTENTKRYIGIFADAVDELMPESTEPFVDDDHDILMTQRSEEGTENADGSDLLQKMPAEIKRFYEVYIHASSKERPYTIREVKASYIGQLVRISGIVTRCSDVKPLMQVAVYTCEDCGFEIYQEVTARIFMPLFECPSKRCKTNNSKGNLILQLRASKFLKFQEAKIQELAEHVPKGHIPRSMTIHLKGELTRKIAPGDVVELSGIFLPIPYTGFRAMRAGLVADTYLEAMSVTHFKRKYEEYELRSEEEEHIARLAEDGEIYNKLSRSLAPEIFGHEDVKKALLLLLCGAPHRKLKDGMQIRGDVHICLMGDPGVAKSQLLKHIINVAPRGVYTTGRGSSGVGLTAAVQRDPVTNEMVLEGGALVLADMGICAIDEFDKMEESDRTAIHEVMEQQTVSIAKAGITTSLNARTAVLAAANPAWGRYDLRRTPAENINLPPALLSRFDLLWLILDKADMDTDLELARHVVYVHQNKESPALGFTPLEPSVLRAYIASARKVSPSVPRELEEYIASAYSSIRQEEARSDTPNSYTTIRTLLSILRLSAALARLRFSSIVEQSDVDEALRLMQMSKFSLYSDDRQKSGLDAISDIYSILRDEAARTNRMDISYAHALNWISRKGYSEAQLKECLEEYATLNVWQIHPNTFDIRFIDT from the exons ATGCAATCCATGAACACCAACAATGTCGACTACGAACACGATCGAG GTCTTGCTAAAGATTTTCTCGCCAACTTTGCTGACGTCCATGGCGAAGCGAAATATATGAACATTCTC CAAGATGTAGCGAATCGGAAGAGTCGAGCAATACAGATAGATCTGGaggatttgtttaat TATAAGGAATCAGACGATGAGTTTGTGAGGAAAGTAACTGAGAATACGAAGAGGTATATTGGAATCTTTGCGGATGCTGTTGATGAGCTTATGCCGGAGTCGACAGAGCCATTTGTTGATGATGATCATGACATTCTTATGACTCAGAGGTCCGAAGAAGGGACTGAAAATGCTGATGGATCAGATCTTTTGCAGAAAATGCCAGCTGAAATTAAGCGGTTTTA TGAGGTTTACATACACGCATCTTCAAAGGAACGTCCATATACAATTCGAGAAGTCAAGGCTTCATACATAGGACAACTTGTGAGAATATCAGGGATCGTGACTCGCTGTTCTGATGTAAAGCCTTTGATGCAGGTGGCAGTTTATACTTGTGAGGATTGCGGTTTTGAAATCTATCAG GAAGTTACAGCCAGAATTTTCATGCCCTTATTTGAATGTCCATCAAAACGTTGCAAAACAAACAACTCAAAAGGAAACCTTATTCTTCAGCTGAGAGCATCAAAGTTCCTGAAGTTTCAAGAG GCCAAGATTCAAGAGTTAGCTGAACACGTGCCGAAAGGGCACATCCCAAGATCTATGACAATCCATCTAAAGGGCGAATTGACTAGAAAG ATCGCGCCTGGTGATGTTGTTGAATTGTCAGGAATATTCCTGCCAATCCCTTATACTGGATTTAGAGCTATGCGAGCTGGCTTAGTGGCAGATACATACTTGGAAGCTATGTCTGTCACTCACTTCAAACGAAAATATGAAGA GTATGAGCTGAGAAGTGAGGAGGAAGAACACATTGCTCGCTTAGCTGAGGACGGGGAAATCTATAACAAGTTGTCACGATCATTAGCCCCTGAAATTTTTGGGCATGAAGATGTTAAGAAAGCCCTACTTCTGCTCCTTTGTGGTGCCCCTCACAGAAAATTAAAAGACGGAATGCAA ATAAGGGGAGATGTACATATATGCTTGATGGGTGATCCTGGTGTTGCTAAAAGTCAGCTTTTGAAGCACATAATAAATGTAGCTCCAAGGGGTGTCTATACAACTGGGAGAGGAAGCAGTGGAGTTGGTTTAACTGCTGCTGTACAGAGAGACCCAGTTACCAATGAGATGGTCCTTGAAGGCGGGGCACTG GTGCTCGCGGATATGGGTATATGTgctattgatgagtttgacaaGATGGAAGAATCTGATCGAACAGCAATACACGAAGTAATGGAACAGCAGACAGTAAGCATCGCCAAGGCTGGGATCACAACTTCACTAAATGCAAGGACAGCAGTTCTAGCTGCTGCTAATCCTGCTTG GGGACGATATGATCTTCGAAGAACACCAGCTGAAAATATCAATCTTCCTCCAGCTCTTTTATCAAGATTTGATCTTTTATGGTTAATCTTAGACAAAGCAGACATGGATACTGATCTTGAATTGGCAAGGCATGTGGTTTATGTTCACCAAAATAAGGAATCTCCTGCTCTTGGATTCACTCCTCTTGAACCATCAGTTCTTAG AGCATACATTGCATCTGCAAGAAAAGTGTCTCCTAGTGTACCTAGGGAGCTTGAGGAGTATATTGCTAGTGCGTATTCCAGCATACGACAGGAAGAAGCCCGGTCTGATACTCCCAATTCCTATACAACTATCAGAACTTTACTCAGCATACTACGCTTATCAGCT GCACTTGCAAGACTCCGATTTTCAAGTATTGTGGAACAAAGTGATGTTGATGAGGCACTTAGATTGATGCAAATGTCAAAATTCTCCTTGTACTCTGATGATCGCCAGAAATCTGGTCTTGATGCAATATCTGACATTTATTCAATCTTAAGAGATGAAGCTGCAAGGACTAACAGAATGGATATCAGCTATGCACATGCTCTTAACTGGATTTCTCGAAAG GGATATAGTGAAGCTCAATTAAAAGAATGTTTAGAAGAGTATGCGACCTTAAATGTGTGGCAAATCCATCCCAATACTTTCGATATCCGATTCATTGATACCTGA
- the LOC110777097 gene encoding SAC3 family protein B yields the protein MSFGFGKHSGPTAPPSGPTSFGSFPRPSPPTPSPSPFPDSNLSAGPRFPSPRAFDAHSKARPPSLDNARPVASPSQPYAAPIRTPLLHSGDKKIPVTGDFGSQSHKRPFPSTPQDFGMSTSSKFPHFQNLERSRSPPIQYDEDFLQNPVSDIVERNADVSSDLRHHVATQRRQSPSSTIAGGHSIIHPRPSWSNSQRPATFSQTLGVPGRPGGHTTNSQIERSISSMKNVDTWNSKGLSPENVFQKSSYVNRDLSRRPSLSPPKSRIGTTGGRLPDLQNSQRPSPSADGMNGDTYITRPESHSVSKRSRSPTSSVGQVIQMSSSTEDGTDREEQAKAKRLARFKTELDLVESERGDSIPQGQNVTKRGISSINTNRSAVEKQKSFGDIPPGSMENQDVENEDLLSSSAIVGLCTDMCPEPERGERERKGDLDRYERLDGDRNQTTETLAVKKYNRTAEREAELIRPLPILEKTMDYLLGLLDQPYDDGFLRLYNFMWDRMRAIRMDLRMQHIFNDRAITMLEQMIRLHIIAMHELCEFSRGEGFSEGFDAHLNIEQMNKTSVELFQMYDDHKKRGIFIPTEKEFRGYYALLKLDKHPGYKVEPSELSLDLAKMTAEIRQTLDVLFARDVARSCRTSNFVAFFRHARKASYLQACLMHAHFSKLRTQALASLHSGLQNNQGIPVAHVAKWIGIIEGEGIESLLEYHGFLIKEFEEPYMVKEGPFLNVEKDYPTRCSTLVHRKKSDTIKEDVLSSRQVILLPSEPRKELRSNKNLKDKHVVVQPIKTISPLVSDDGQMDVEAVSSPIRNMQDQPDLETSRSMRNQVDLGKSRDDQPFTGANGMVSVGSPRDNIDAFSSFRTYNMLNQPSPVSPRYGSLIADVDQSIFKGSPQTSPIRHFLPAAKSSNFVWKRQDNFEEPVKSSPEIVVHSEVESIHPEVVSANVGKVLEPASEAESSVVSLLQDDVPMKEMPREELYDVQQKVDDILVDNYDEEVAEAKLRLLLRLWRRHTIRKKNIREQNRLAANAALSSLSLGPPIRQNHDKTTPCRKLNIDQAMNEIYEKRQLSLARWNVSDLVASKLAVKNESSNIICWKVITFSWLQHGKSDIEAMSPLSHLSLDEWLRYKLIPARKDVSEENFVISAPALSVWRKWASSDQSGDFRCFFSVIKNTHSGTFEKNLVGVNAILFPISETLPWDIQKAQLNNLVISLPAEACIPLLITSSYGEDNFTDSCSIVDKLGLKDLDKSRISSYMVFSLNEEVHGQFPGYFSDQKLKEGLLWLASESRSQPVLCCMSIRELFSLHLNSCFNVLDLMGDDKVGPYHCISAFNQALDQSIENIITAANTNSNGWPCPELSLFDLTTAESRAVKQFLPTFGWSSPEEVQPLISALRNCMLPSFSDDISWLNRFYSTEKDIEDQNQLLQDCLIRYLTQSSSMLNLMMATKEARVMAQKYTRLELHDAEYKVVPNWVLIFRRVFNWHINSSASFSCKAYVLEQSVSSFSPRFLDKLELETPKPRYIDHPLFDEMVEVSCSPIVSKRIRSSPPKEGFQNVAAIVSGEYTEERNQCSEIHGLDYSDIRMRKNDAPMVFEDEKGADRLSQLLDQCNILQDEIERKLSIYF from the exons ATGTCATTTGGATTCGGGAAGCATTCAGGGCCCACAGCACCACCAAGTGGGCCAACCTCTTTCGGTTCCTTCCCTCGTCCTTCACCGCCgactccttctccttctcccttTCCTGATTCCAATTTGTCTGCTGGTCCCCGATTTCCAAGTCCCAG GGCATTTGATGCTCATTCTAAAGCTCGACCGCCTTCTCTTGATAATGCCCGTCCAGTAGCAAGCCCGTCTCAACCGTATGCTGCGCCAATTAG AACTCCTCTGTTACACAGTGGTGATAAGAAAATTCCCGTAACTGGAGATTTTGGTAGCCAAAGTCACAAGAGACCTTTTCCATCTACTCCACAAGATTTTGGGATGAGCACGTCTTCTAAGTTTCCACACTTTCAAAACTTGGAAAGGTCCAGATCACCTCCTATTCAGTACGATGAAGATTTTCTGCAAAATCCTGTTAGTGATATTGTTGAACG CAATGCAGACGTTTCCTCTGATCTCCGCCACCATGTAGCTACACAGAGAAGACAGTCACCTTCTTCAACTATTGCTGGTGGTCATTCAATAATCCATCCCCGACCTTCTTGGAGTAATTCTCAAAG ACCTGCTACATTTTCTCAAACTTTGGGTGTCCCTGGAAGACCTGGTGGCCACACCACTAATTCACAGATCGAAAGAAGCATTTCCTCTATGAAAAACGTTGATACTTGGAATTCAAAAGGATTGTCCCCTGAGAATGTTTTTCAGAAGAGTTCCTATGTTAACCGAGATTTGTCTAGAAG GCCCTCTTTATCTCCTCCTAAGTCAAGGATTGGGACAACTGGTGGTCGTCTGCCTGATTTACAAAATAGTCAGAGACCATCTCCATCTGCTGATGGAATGAATGGAGATACTTATATAACCAGGCCCGAGAGCCACTCTGTTTCAAAACGATCTAGGTCACCCACTTCTTCTGTTGGCCAAGTCATTCAAATGAGTTCTTCCACTGAAGATGGCACAGATAG AGAAGAACAGGCCAAGGCAAAGAGATTGGCTCGCTTTAAGACTGAGCTTGATCTAGTTGAAAGTGAACGAGGTGACTCAATTCCACAAGGTCAAAATGTCACTAAGAGAGGAATATCTTCAATAAATACCAATCGTTCTGCTGTGGAAAAACAAAAGTCTTTTGGAGACATCCCTCCAGGATCAATGGAAAATCAGGATGTTGAAAATGAAGATTTGCTGTCAAGCAGTGCTATCGTGGGGTTGTGTACTGATATGTGTCCAG AACCAGAGAGGGGAGAACGAGAAAGGAAAGGGGATCTCGACCGCTATGAGAGGTTGGACGGGGATAGAAATCAAACTACAGAGACACTTGCTGTTAAGAAG TATAACAGGACTGCTGAAAGGGAAGCAGAGTTAATTCGGCCCCTGCCAATCTTAGAGAAGACAATGGATTATCTTCTAGGGTTGCTAGATCAGCCGTATGACGATGGATTCCTTCGCTTGTATAATTTCATGTGGGATAGGATGAGGGCAATACGAATGGACCTGAGAATGCAACACATCTTTAATGACAGGGCTATAACTATGCTGGAGCAAATG ATACGGCTTCACATAATAGCTATGCATGAATTGTGTGAATTCTCAAGAGGAGAAGGCTTTTCAGAGGGATTTGACGCTCACCTCAATATCGAACAGATGAACAAAACATCTGTTGAATTGTTTCAGATGTATGATGATCACAAGAAGAGAGGAATTTTTATCCCTACAGAAAAGGAATTTCGTGGCTATTATGCTCTTCTTAAATTGGACAAACATCCTGGTTACAAA GTAGAACCTTCAGAGCTCTCGCTTGATCTTGCTAAGATGACAGCTGAGATAAGGCAAACACTAGATGTTCTATTTGCCCGCGATGTTGCAAG ATCTTGTAGAACTAGCAATTTCGTAGCTTTCTTCCGGCATGCAAGGAAAGCAAGTTATCTTCAAGCATGTCTGATGCATGCTCACTTCTCAAAG TTGAGGACACAGGCGCTTGCGTCTTTACACTCTGGTCTGCAGAATAATCAAGGTATCCCTGTGGCACATGTTGCCAAGTGGATTGGCATAATTGAG GGTGAGGGCATTGAGAGCCTTCTGGAGTATCATGGATTCTTAATAAAGGAATTTGAAGAGCCATATATGGTCAAGGAAGGTCCATTTCTGAATGTTGAGAAGGATTATCCCACTCGGTGTTCGACACTCGTTCACAGAAAGAAATCCGATACCATTAAGGAGGATGTATTATCTTCACGTCAAGTGATATTATTGCCATCTGAGCCTAGGAAGGAGCTTCGGTCAAATAAGAATTTAAAGGATAAGCATGTAGTGGTTCAACCTATAAAAACAATAAGCCCACTTGTTTCTGATGATGGACAGATGGACGTTGAAGCTGTCTCATCACCTATACGTAACATGCAAGACCAGCCAGATCTTGAAACATCAAGAAGCATGCGAAATCAAGTAGATCTTGGAAAATCACGAGATGATCAACCTTTCACAGGTGCCAATGGCATGGTATCCGTAGGTTCTCCGAGAGATAACATTGACGCTTTTTCAAGCTTTCGAACTTATAACATGCTGAACCAACCTTCTCCCGTAAGCCCGAGATATGGTTCACTTATTGCTGATGTTGACCAATCGATTTTTAAGGGTTCTCCACAGACTTCCCCTATACGGCATTTTCTTCCTGCTGCCAAGTCATCCAATTTTGTATGGAAAAGGCAGGATAACTTTGAAGAACCTGTTAAAAGTTCTCCAGAGATTGTTGTGCACTCTGAAGTCGAATCAATACACCCAGAAGTTGTGTCTGCAAATGTGGGGAAAGTGTTAGAACCTGCTTCTGAAGCTGAATCTAGTGTCGTGAGCTTATTACAAGATGACGTGCCCATGAAAGAAATGCCAAGAGAAGAATTGTATGATGTGCAGCAGAAAGTTGACGATATTCTTGTTGATAATTACGACGAAGAAGTTGCTGAGGCTAAGCTGAGGCTGTTGCTAAG GCTATGGAGGAGGCACACTATTAGGAAGAAAAATATCCGTGAACAGAACAGATTAGCTGCAAATGCTGCTTTAAGTTCACTCTCTCTGGGACCACCAATTCGGCAAAACCATGAT AAAACTACACCTTGCCGGAAGTTAAACATTGATCAAGCAATGAACGAAATATACGAAAAGCGCCAACTGTCTTTGGCGAGATGGAATGTCTCTGACCTTGTGGCGAGTAAGCTGGCTGTGAAAAATGAAagttcaaatattatatgttggAAGGTCATCACCTTCTCTTGGTTGCAACATGGAAAAAGTGACATAGAAGCAATGAGTCCTCTATCACATTTATCTCTAGATGAATGGTTACGTTACAAGCTGATTCCTGCTAGAAAAGACGTATCTGAGGAGAATTTTGTCATTTCAGCTCCAGCGTTGTCAGTTTGGAGGAAGTGGGCTTCTTCTGATCAGTCTGGTGATTTTAGGTGCTTCTTTTCAGTCATCAAGAATACACATTCTGGTACTTTTGAGAAGAATCTAGTTGGAGTTAATGCTATACTGTTTCCCATCTCAGAGACTCTCCCATGGGACATTCAAAAGGCCCAACTTAATAATCTCGTGATATCGTTACCAGCAGAAGCTTGCATTCCTCTTTTGATTACAAGTAGTTATGGCGAAGATAACTTCACAGATTCCTGCAGTATAGTTGATAAACTAGGGCTTAAAGATCTTGATAAGTCACGAATCAGCAGTTATATGGTGTTTTCCCTAAATGAGGAGGTTCATGGGCAGTTTCCTGGATATTTTAGTGATCAGAAGTTAAAGGAAGGGCTTCTATGGTTAGCTTCTGAATCACGCTCGCAACCTGTTCTTTGTTGCATGAGTATACGCGAGTTATTTTCCCTTCATTTGAATTCGTGCTTTAATGTGCTCGACCtcatgggtgatgataaagtaGGTCCGTACCACTGTATCTCAGCCTTTAATCAAGCTTTGGATCAATCAATAGAAAATATTATTACTGCTGCTAACACAAATTCAAATGGGTGGCCTTGTCCTGAATTATCATTATTCGATCTTACTACTGCTGAATCTAGAGCTGTAAAGCAGTTCTTGCCAACATTTGGATGGAGTTCCCCTGAAGAAGTACAACCCTTGATATCTGCATTAAGAAATTGCATGCTTCCATCATTTTCTGATGACATATCTTGGTTAAACAGATTCTACAGTACTGAAAAGGATATTGAAGATCAAAATCAGCTTCTACAAGACTGTTTGATCAGATACTTAACCCAGTCAAGTAGTATGTTGAATTTGATGATGGCAACGAAAGAAGCTCGTGTGATGGCGCAAAAGTACACTCGGCTTGAACTTCATGACGCGGAATACAAGGTGGTTCCGAATTGGGTGCTCATATTTCGAAGAGTGTTCAACTGGCATATAAATAGTTCAGCTAGCTTTTCATGTAAAGCTTATGTTCTTGAGCAATCTGTTTCAAGTTTTAGTCCTCGGTTTCTTGATAagttggaacttgaaactcctAAACCTCGTTACATAGATCATCCTTTGTTTGATGAGATGGTTGAGGTTAGTTGCAGTCCAATTGTTTCTAAAAGAATAAGGTCTTCTCCACCAAAGGAGGGTTTTCAAAATGTGGCTGCAATAGTTTCTGGTGAATATACTGAAGAGAGAAACCAGTGCTCGGAAATTCACGGTTTAGATTATTCGGATATCCGTATGAGGAAAAACGACGCGCCCATGGTTTTTGAAGATGAAAAAGGAGCTGATAGGCTGAGCCAACTGTTAGACCAGTGTAATATTTTGCAGGATGAAATTGAGAGAAAACTATCTATTTACTTTTGA